Proteins found in one Lycium ferocissimum isolate CSIRO_LF1 chromosome 6, AGI_CSIRO_Lferr_CH_V1, whole genome shotgun sequence genomic segment:
- the LOC132059482 gene encoding uncharacterized protein LOC132059482, producing the protein MDSGNNSASLQSSSGGGAGGDEEYNSLASDSFNSSTFHAQNSSIFDPFANYFNPISRPQPPHNYTTTNSLFNTDWSKTLRSEQNNSPMMLLPSSNTPKSLSFGDVSFPSVPSPHCGVANVSVTTTTTTGTVAPSSDQPVTQAPRNPKKRSRASRRAPTTVLTTDTTNFRAMVQEFTGIPAPPFTSSYFAPRTSRFDLFAGASSNNNPLNISQPPNYLRRPFPQKIQVPPPFLSPNSSTSSSSSSSSSLMLSCLANNIASGASSTTSASNSNINYQPQLPSGVASSVTQSSNLFSTIQQNSILASLLQSSQKYPLGVSKDQEQFQMPSNNSSQIKIGSVLEEYSMNSAQHGHLLSGLPNLISPEQATSSRNENIAASTNFHGDNKVQETVASRGGEGMMESWICSSD; encoded by the coding sequence ATGGATTCTGGAAACAACAGTGCAAGTCTACAGTCATCAAGTGGTGGTGGTGCTGGTGGTGATGAAGAGTACAATTCACTTGCTTCTGATTcttttaattcttcaactttccacgcACAAAATTCCtccatttttgacccttttgccAACTATTTCAACCCCATATCTCGACCACAACCACCACACAACTACACAACAACTAATTCACTTTTCAATACTGATTGGTCCAAAACCCTAAGATCTGAGCAAAACAACAGCCCCATGATGTTGTTACCATCATCTAATACTCCTAAATCATTATCATTTGGTGATGTTTCTTTCCCTTCAGTACCATCACCACACTGTGGCGTCGCTAACGTGAGtgttactactactactactactggAACAGTTGCGCCATCATCAGATCAACCGGTTACGCAAGCGCCACGTAATCCGAAGAAAAGATCAAGAGCTTCAAGAAGAGCACCAACAACTGTGTTGACAACTGATACAACTAATTTCAGAGCTATGGTTCAAGAATTTACTGGGATACCTGCACCACCTTTTACATCTTCTTATTTTGCACCTAGAACAAGCAGATTTGATTTATTTGCTGGTGCTTCTAGTAATAATAATCCTCTTAATATTTCACAACCACCTAATTATCTAAGAAGACCTTTCCCTCAGAAAATTCAAGTACCACcaccctttctttctcctaattcttcaacttcttcttcGTCGTCGTCGTCTTCGTCGTTAATGTTGAGTTGTTTAGCTAACAATATTGCTTCTGGTGCTTCAAGCACTACTAGTGCTTCTAATTCAAACATTAACTACCAGCCACAACTTCCTAGTGGAGTCGCTAGTTCTGTTACACAAAGTTCTAATCTTTTTAGTACAATTCAACAGAACTCAATCCTCGCATCACTTCTTCAATCTTCTCAAAAGTATCCACTTGGTGTGTCCAAAGATCAAGAACAATTCCAAATGCCATCAAACAACTCATCACAGATAAAGATTGGAAGTGTTCTTGAAGAGTATAGTATGAATAGTGCTCAACATGGACATCTTTTAAGTGGGCTTCCTAATTTGATATCTCCAGAACAAGCAACGTCATCGAGGAATGAGAATATTGCAGCTTCAACAAATTTTCATGGCGATAATAAGGTGCAGGAAACAGTTGCAAGCAGAGGTGGTGAAGGTATGATGGAATCATGGATTTGTTCTTCAgactag